Proteins from a genomic interval of Caulobacter sp. NIBR1757:
- a CDS encoding MarR family transcriptional regulator, whose protein sequence is MSDFDYSRSFRGQALAARLRRASDLLDRDGTRVYAAQAVRFEQRWYGILRQLIANGPMSVGAIAKVLRITHVSVSEASRSMEKAGIITSAASPEDGRKRNLVLTDQGRALAADLAPLWGAFNAAADELNTEAGDLVALLDRLDDALARKSMYDRIVERLPSLTESSFDDT, encoded by the coding sequence ATGAGCGATTTCGACTACAGCCGCAGCTTCAGAGGCCAGGCCCTGGCCGCCCGCCTGCGCCGCGCTTCCGACCTGCTCGACCGCGACGGGACCCGTGTCTACGCCGCCCAGGCCGTGCGATTCGAACAGCGCTGGTACGGCATCCTGCGCCAGTTGATCGCCAATGGGCCGATGTCGGTCGGCGCCATCGCCAAGGTGCTGCGCATCACCCACGTCTCGGTCAGCGAAGCCAGCCGCTCGATGGAAAAGGCCGGCATCATCACCTCCGCCGCCTCGCCGGAGGACGGCCGCAAGCGCAACCTCGTTCTCACTGACCAGGGCCGCGCCCTGGCCGCGGACCTGGCCCCGCTGTGGGGCGCCTTCAACGCCGCCGCCGACGAGCTCAACACCGAGGCCGGCGATCTGGTGGCCCTGCTCGACCGGCTCGACGACGCCCTCGCCCGCAAGTCGATGTATGATCGGATCGTCGAGCGCCTCCCGTCCCTTACCGAGAGTTCATTTGACGATACGTAG
- a CDS encoding alternative oxidase — protein sequence MIAELPAIDLTVHHQPRGVSDRVAYGFVKALRFFADTFFATRYGHRAVVLETVAAVPGMVGATLTHLKCLRRMCDDKGWIKTLMDEAENERMHLMTFIKVCQPTAFERFVVVAVQWVFYLFFFALYLISPKTAHRVVGYFEEEAVISYTHYLAEIDEGRSENVRAPVIAIRYWGLAADATLRDVIEVVRADEAHHRDVNHGFANELVGLPLGDVAPCPPHVVLEPNWKRAA from the coding sequence ATGATTGCCGAACTTCCCGCGATCGACCTGACCGTCCACCACCAGCCGCGCGGCGTTTCGGACCGCGTCGCCTATGGCTTCGTCAAGGCCCTTCGCTTCTTCGCCGACACCTTCTTCGCCACGCGCTACGGCCACCGGGCCGTGGTGCTGGAGACCGTCGCGGCGGTGCCCGGCATGGTCGGCGCCACCCTGACCCACCTGAAGTGCCTGCGCCGGATGTGCGACGACAAGGGCTGGATCAAGACCCTGATGGACGAGGCCGAGAACGAGCGCATGCACCTGATGACCTTCATCAAGGTCTGCCAGCCGACCGCTTTCGAGCGTTTCGTGGTCGTTGCCGTGCAGTGGGTCTTCTACCTGTTCTTCTTCGCCCTCTACCTGATCAGCCCCAAGACCGCCCACCGCGTGGTCGGCTACTTCGAAGAAGAAGCGGTGATCAGCTACACCCACTATCTGGCCGAGATCGACGAGGGCCGCTCGGAGAACGTCCGGGCTCCGGTCATCGCCATCCGCTACTGGGGCCTGGCCGCCGACGCCACCCTGCGCGACGTGATCGAGGTCGTCCGCGCCGACGAGGCCCATCACCGGGACGTCAACCATGGCTTCGCCAACGAACTGGTCGGCCTGCCGCTCGGTGACGTGGCGCCCTGCCCGCCGCATGTGGTGCTGGAACCGAACTGGAAGCGGGCCGCCTGA
- a CDS encoding acetyl-CoA C-acetyltransferase: protein MPEALIIDAVRTPRGIGKIGKGALAEIHPQELGATVLKALAERNKINTAEVDDIFWGTSSQVGMQGGDLGRMSALSAGYDVKSSAMTLDRFCGSGITAVSLAAQAIMSGMEDLVIAGGTEMMSMAGRRAPSDGAPMLMDRGNKNLREMHPQSHQGVCADAIATMEGITREDVDALALESQKRAAAAIAGGHFDKSLVPVYNADGTLALDKEEFPRPETTAEGLAALKPSFAAMADVPLDEEGTTFRKLITAVHPGLDIQFIHHAGNSSGVVDGSAAILLASPKYAKEHGLKARAKVIATANMGDSPTLMLNAPVPAARKVLEKAGLTVDDIDLWEINEAFAVVAEKFIRDLKLDRAKVNVNGGAMALGHPIGATGAILIGTMVDELERRGLKRGLVTMCAAGGMAPAIIIERVEG from the coding sequence ATGCCTGAAGCTCTGATCATCGACGCGGTCCGCACCCCCCGGGGCATCGGCAAGATCGGCAAGGGCGCCCTTGCCGAAATCCACCCGCAGGAACTGGGCGCCACCGTCCTCAAGGCCCTGGCCGAACGCAACAAGATCAACACCGCCGAAGTCGACGACATCTTCTGGGGCACCAGCAGCCAGGTCGGCATGCAGGGCGGCGATCTGGGCCGCATGTCGGCGCTGTCGGCCGGCTATGACGTCAAGTCCTCGGCCATGACCCTGGACCGCTTCTGCGGTTCGGGCATCACCGCCGTCAGCCTGGCCGCCCAGGCCATCATGTCCGGCATGGAAGACCTGGTCATCGCCGGCGGCACCGAGATGATGTCGATGGCCGGCCGTCGCGCGCCCTCGGACGGCGCGCCGATGCTGATGGACCGCGGCAACAAGAACCTGCGTGAAATGCATCCCCAATCGCACCAGGGCGTTTGCGCCGACGCCATCGCCACGATGGAAGGCATCACCCGTGAAGACGTCGACGCCCTGGCCCTCGAAAGCCAGAAGCGCGCCGCCGCCGCCATCGCCGGTGGTCACTTCGACAAGAGCCTGGTTCCGGTCTACAACGCCGACGGCACCCTGGCCCTGGACAAGGAAGAGTTCCCGCGTCCGGAAACCACCGCCGAGGGCCTGGCCGCCCTGAAGCCGTCGTTCGCCGCCATGGCCGACGTGCCGCTCGACGAGGAAGGCACGACCTTCCGCAAGCTGATCACCGCCGTGCACCCGGGCCTGGACATCCAGTTCATCCACCACGCCGGCAACAGCTCGGGCGTCGTCGACGGCTCGGCCGCCATCCTGCTGGCCTCGCCCAAGTACGCCAAGGAGCATGGCCTCAAGGCCCGCGCCAAGGTCATCGCAACCGCCAACATGGGCGACTCGCCGACCCTGATGCTCAACGCCCCGGTCCCCGCCGCCCGCAAGGTGCTGGAAAAGGCCGGCCTGACGGTCGACGACATCGATCTGTGGGAAATCAACGAAGCCTTCGCCGTCGTCGCCGAGAAGTTCATCCGCGACCTGAAGCTCGACCGGGCCAAGGTCAATGTGAACGGCGGCGCCATGGCCCTGGGTCACCCGATCGGCGCCACCGGCGCCATCCTGATCGGCACCATGGTCGATGAACTGGAACGCCGTGGCCTGAAGCGCGGCCTGGTCACCATGTGCGCCGCCGGCGGCATGGCTCCGGCCATCATCATCGAGCGCGTCGAAGGCTAG